In bacterium (Candidatus Blackallbacteria) CG13_big_fil_rev_8_21_14_2_50_49_14, the following are encoded in one genomic region:
- a CDS encoding peptidase M15A: MSQLTHNFTLSELTVSQTAARRGLNNTPGPIQTANLKLLCVQALQPLRDKLNKPIIVTSGYRSPVVNRAIGGATNSAHMSGLAADIYVPGMSSAELMKRIHTMGLPVDQVIDEFGSWVHVAVPAKGQPARREYLIARYQNGGAVYSVAKF, encoded by the coding sequence ATGTCTCAACTGACCCACAACTTTACTCTGTCCGAACTCACCGTCTCTCAAACTGCTGCCCGTCGTGGCCTGAATAACACCCCTGGACCTATTCAAACGGCCAATCTCAAACTCTTGTGCGTGCAGGCTTTGCAGCCCCTGCGCGATAAGCTCAATAAGCCCATTATTGTCACCAGTGGATACCGCTCGCCTGTGGTCAATCGTGCAATTGGTGGTGCTACCAACTCGGCACACATGTCCGGCTTAGCTGCCGACATCTATGTGCCAGGTATGTCATCCGCTGAACTCATGAAACGGATTCACACCATGGGCCTGCCCGTTGATCAGGTGATTGATGAATTTGGCTCCTGGGTCCATGTAGCTGTGCCCGCCAAAGGTCAGCCCGCTCGCCGTGAATATTTGATTGCCCGTTACCAAAATGGTGGGGCTGTCTACAGTGTGGCCAAGTTCTGA